The genomic window AGGCTGGTTGTACCTAGTATGTTAGGATTAACATGTGATATGGTGTTGAGGTTCTTTAATTTGTGTGATTTTATGCTCTGTGAAACAGATTTTCCCATGGGGACTTTGGAGTATATCTCATCATATTCCGCTTTCTATGTTGTTGCACAGACAGGTAGATTGAAGATGCACTGGGAGTCAATGATGGCCAACCCCAGGTTGTTTCAATTTACATGATGTTGGCGTAGTGGtttgtgcgcgccccatgtgcagaggctgtggtcgTCGGGCGGGCGGCAAGAATTCCAGTttgacctgtagctcctttcccaaATGTCGTACCCGGCTTGCTCTCTCTCTAAATTCAGACTCTATCAACTTCCCTGTCATAacaatgaaggcacaaaaagcccaaaaattaaatctagaaaaaaaatgacatcatgttgtttatttcttttaatttgtcgCCTATCTGGGCTCATATAGTTCCCTGTAGACTATGATGTTTTCAATCGTCCTTTCTGCCTGACAAATTACCATTAAAGAATGTCATGCCTGTTAGCATGCACTACAGTCTATAAATCACTGCCTCATCTTTCCCCAATACATCAAAAGGCTACATCATGGGTACAATGGCCTTTGGTCGCTCTGTGTACAGCGAAGATAACATGATATCGACTCGGAGTGGAATGAACACTTTGCTCGAGCTGCTGAAAGGGCTAATAGATTAGGGGCCCCTAGACAAGCCCCCTGTCAATCCCTCCTTCTGAGTGACCTAATGTACCCAGAACAGCTGTGTGAGGGCGCTTAGCAGTTAGGCCAGGATGACAAGTCATTGCTCAGCTTGATCGATGAACGATTACATGAGAAACAGCATAGTTTGTTGAAGGGTATGATGGCAATGCACAAGTTACATTGTGTCCTTATTACATCTTTTTTTAGGTTTATGCTTTCTTGAAGGGCAGTTGTGAAATCTTTTGATAACATCTTTTTTCCATTGCCCTGCACTGGCAGATACATGATAACTCaggaagcctttttttttttaaagaagggcATTACAAAAATGGTATtgtaattcaatttaatttcgAACAACAAAGTGTTATGGATGCTGCAGTTATTAATATTTCCACTTGCTTCACTAATCCTCCTTACAGCAGGTGCAAGATAATTCTCAGTTTGTATCCCTTTAGACCAAAGTTCAGCCTTTGAATAAAGTAAatcattatatttttattagTTGCCTTTAAAGTTTGTTAAAACTCTATCTTAAAACAAAGCAGATGGATTAACTCTTACTGTACATGTACTATACAtgtatatggtaaatggacttgagctagtattgtgcttttctagtcttctgactactcaaagcgcttttaaaccgcaggtcacacctacacattcacacactgatggcagaggtttctaagtaaagagtccatcagtatttactaatcaattcatacacatgccgcagtcaaagcagcaggagcaacttgaggtaaagtgtcttgccaaaggacacatcagacatgttgctgcaggagctggggatcgaaccccccaactttccggttgagagacgacgactctaccactgatcctaAGCCACCCCAAGTAGGTCCTGCTCAGGAGGCTAAATGACACAGTTATACTCCACTGTGGGTTACAACAGGGCCATTTAGCCCCCTTCCCTTTTCCCTTTACTGGCATATACAGTACTTGGTTCTTTAATCGGTTGAGTTTCTTTTTAATAACTATGCTTACAACACAGTTACATTTGCCTTAACTCTCAGAAAACGATTTAaggacatgaaaataaaaaaacattattcagaTAAATTAAAGAGAAATGTGATGTTGCTCTATGGCAAGGAAACACCAGATAACTGATTTTACAGATGCTAGGCGACTTCATGTTTAAAAGGTGGTCAAAGAGAAACAAGTCATTTTGAAAGTACACTGAACTTAGGTTAGCAGGTACAGTGTTACAGTTTTTTTCTCATACTGGAATTTAACAGAAATCAAGTGGTTTATGAATCATGACGATATTGAGCGGgtgattctacaattcatttggCAGACACTTTGATCAAAAGCGACAGATATCAGAgagtaaatacaacacaaccaagGATCtaaggaggaaacaatgtcagtaagagacACAGGAGCTGACGgacagtgcacagaggcaaaacACAACACCGACAGCTGTTTTgtgagttctaatcagcatcaataCATCATCCTAAAATCATGATTAATGCCCTTATTTCATTTGACACTACTGCATCTATATTTCTACCTCGTTGCTATACCTCAGTTGTTAGGGCACCAAGACTGAAGAGCAGCCTGGCAAAGAAATTCTATCAGTTTCAGCTTTTATAGCCCTTCTGAAGAACACTGTGTGATAAAGAGATTTTATTACTCTACTATCcgttatatatactgtataagcAACCACCTGTCTGTGtagctttttaaaatatgttaatgatGTGTTCTAGTTGTAATtgtctgtttttagttttttaattgttgtattGCTGTCTGTGTAGGTTTTCAGTCATCCAGATCATGGTCAAgacaactggactggttgaagatcttgaagacgtttcaacTCTCTgtaaggcttcttcagttctaaactaactGGTGGAAGTAGCTAGAACTAGGACAGAGTTGTATTGTTGGTTTTAAACTAAGTATTTGGTACATTGATTTTCTAAAAAAATGCTACACAAATATTATCTTTATCCTAATTCTtatttttactattattattatcatcttcatcatcctcaggCGGACTGGCACTCAGGGCACGGATAGCAACACAAATGAGACAAAAGTGTAGAGATATGCAATTTTATTTAGAAAGGTTCTGCAGTCCATGTAATGAACACTGAGCAAAGCAGTACAATGCAGGTTCTTGTAGATAACAGAGGAATGATTACTGTAATGATTGTAATCTTAGAACGTATGGACACACATGAAAGTTCATTTACAATGGGATGCATGTACACAAAATGAGTCGACATATCCATAGAAACCAAGGGGAAAATGTTAACTTATTCGAAGTAGGTTAGACACGTTGTGAAACATAAATTGCAGCTTTGCAGCCCAGTTGTATAGCGTTTTTTAGAAGCCAGTATCCGGGTATCTaaatcaaaagggaaaaaagcaaacataGTTTAAATTGGAGTACATTGAATGGCAttcataaaaactgaaaaaagaaacaatgaataaaaaaacaaaaaagttaacCACATAAGCTTGTGTTTTGCATTTATTGAAGTCGATTTAAAGGATAAATATGTAATATATCTACAGAATGAAATCACAAAATGACCTTActacatcatcagacattaaggaaacatgcaatgttgaagtgctggcttctctgacaacaacgccacagtcagtatgtcctcctaagTTTTGATTTGGGTctggaatggtttgtttttgttttgactacAGAAGTAGGTGGCCACCCCTCACAGCTGTTTTGCCCCTCGCCCTTGGattgccaggcaaacggcaaaccaacagatgTTGCAATGATGAAAGCGGGCAAGCGAACTAGTTCAGAAATAACTGGttctacctgacctaaaaaagcctctgcatttttctaataagctccatgaccagaaacgtggtaaaatgaggataaatattggagatgcttttgaaaaagagagaaaggtttcaagactgatgcaCAGCCGATTAAACAAGTAAGCATCTGTGTCAGCAACATGGCAACCTGGGTGCATATCGActctaaatgttttgaatttggactgcagtaccaatttgaaacactaggtgtcagagttacacatTTTTCCTTAAACTGAGCACTTGGAACAGATTGTAGTGAAATTAGAAAGAGAGTTTGTGATGACACCTAATAGATACCAGTGAGCTAAATCTAGATCACCACCAAAAGGTAAAACATCAAGCACAGAGATCAAAGTTATTATTAACAAACCAAGTTTCAGATTAAGATTATAAAATATACTTACTGATTCTGCATCGTGTTCCAATCCTGTATCATGATGTTCCATCTCATCATCTCTGAATTCCTTTATTACCTATTGAAATATATCAGAGGATGATTTATTAGAATCAACATTTCGTTCAGGTGTTTGTAACACTGAAATCATTTCAACAAAGCCCACATACTGTTTTTGATTCTTTAAAATTGATGAATACACACTTTGATTGACCCTCTTTTCAGAGTATCTATCctgaaaaagttgaaactgCCATTTCTTCACAATGAACTTTGTTTGTAATAAGgacagtcatttatttattagccATTTGACCTCTGTCCCTTATCCTTTAAGAGCACCGGATTTCTCAACATTTTTTGACCCAGCACTCGCTTCAACCTTTTTTATAcaaatgattgtgtttccaaaTGATTCAATGTCTCCAAACAAAGAAAGATACAAACTGAACTGTAATATAGCCCAATGACAAATGTTTACCTAGATAGGTAAGGCCATTTCTACCTGTGGTAACATATACATAGATATGTTATTAAATTGTAAGTAAAATTAGTAGATAAAAAAACAGTATATTTACTGTTTGATAAAATGGGACAATTCTTATATCTTAGATGCATTGAGATTGCACACATTGAGATCTAATTTGTGCGGCCTCATTCAGAGTTGGTCTAGGATGCATATTGATGCTTTCTTTCTGCAGAGCGTGTGCAAAGTTTCTTGGACTCCCTAGTCTCCATCTCCAGGGAAAAAATGACGTTGAGTGACAGTTCACCCTCATTATCTCATGATTTAAAATCTAACCGCTTGAGTAAGTTTGAGTTTTTTATTCCTCATGTCATTACAAGCATGTAAAAACAAAGTCTATGTATCAAAGAGATCTATGTACGAAAATTTCAAACAAACCCTGCCCTATATTAATTCAGTGAAGgacaacaaatattttttatttttcaatttggatgatcctgtttgtggagGACAGAAGAGTTCCTGACAGCATGTGGAAACCGGATGTTTACTAGAAGTTGATCATGCTTTATAATAACGCAACGGAAAGGAAAAAGTAATTTCATTAAGGTGACGAGCTTAAATAACATTGATCTTTGAGTCTGCTTTTCATTGTTAATAGACACTGCAGTGAAGATCATACAGTTCACGGATAATCTGAATAGCTATAGAATAAAAAATGaccttttttcatgttttatatgaTGTTATTCTATCAAGTCAACACTAACTGTATATCCAGCTTGTTGACATCAGCCCATGTCTTACTCATTATCGCGGCTGCAAGTCTTCATCACTGTTTCATAATCAGTTCATGCTCATTGTAAGAAAGGTGATGTATTGTAGGTGGGCTACATAAATGTTTGGATGTAAAGAAGGAAAGTGACATTTGATAAGTTGTGGTCACTAGACACAACTGGAGATGCACTCCAATGCCAGATGTGAGCAGACACACTGGCTTCTTTTTGATGTAAcctcatatttttttctgtactaAAACAATATGTGGACTCAGCCTGGAGAACAATGCCATTCTTCAGGTACTCTGTTTGCATAAACAATGCATCCTTCCAAAATGTGtattcacacagacacatgcacacacatagtAGAATACCTGATAGCGCTATCTTTCTAGAAACCTTACCTTTAAATGAGAACGTCTCGCTCTCTTTCTAATATTTAATTGCTCTCCTGCACAACATAATTGTTCTGCACATATTCATTGTATAGTTCAGacacttttttgtttctgtgcaaCACTAAACAACAATTCATATATCCACAAtaacacacaccacagagaacAGTGTGAGTGATAAGAGTTATATAGAATACGGTGGAGGACTCACCTGTAACAGTTCGGTGTATCTCTCAGGGTCCTTCTCCATCAGAGCTCTTATTTGGCTGTTGTAATGTTCTGAAATACTCTCCTCCACCGCCACAGTGCAGGCCATGGCCCCCTCTTTTCCCAGGAGTGCGCTGGATGCACCTGAGGTAAATTCACAggcaaaaaaactaaaatacatcATTTTGAGATGCTATTTTGAGAAAGAATGCCTAACTTAATATAGTTTACAAACTGTTGAAGACTACCTAGGTAGATAGGACTCAGACACAGTAACCTGCTATAACCTCTATAGCAGATGCAGATGCAGAAGTTTTCATCTtatctttaaactttaaaaatctGGGGAATTGCTAAAGAGATGTACCAACCTAATACAAACCCAGCAATGTTCCAGAGGGGTAACAGTGCTGTGGGGCGAACTCTGTTCTCAGCCAGAATTTCATTGAATTTCTcaagatgtttcttttcttgatCCCAcatttcctgcaaaaaaaaaaaaaaaaaaagacaacaacatgaAGATTGACGGTCATAAATCCCACAATTAAACTCATGCCATGTCTTCTGTTGAATCAATAAACTGCAACCAAACATGATACATCgtgtctgctgtgtttgagCTTGACTGAAGTCCAACACTTGAATAAGTAATAtcagaaaatacttttaaaggATTATACACACATGTCATGTTCTACACCAAAGCAAGGTGTCAAACGTTGACACGTCCCATACCTGAATGAGAGGCCCAGTCCTAGATCGACCCAACACCGCCATCTGACCGGCGTAGATCCGGTTGGCCCCGTATTCACCTGCATGGTCGACCCGCAGCATCCGGTCCAACATCTCCTTCTCCTCACTGTCGCGTGGGGGCGGGAGCACACTGTAAGCGCGTGAGCTCAGCTGCAGAGGACCTGAACACAGAATAACAGACCCGTGACAACATTAAACACATGAATAAATGATCTATTTACTCTCCAGGGCAAAAATATGACCACACAGGACGCTCAAGCATCCGCTGTTGTAACCAATAAAAGTAACTCAATTCTTCACTTGGATAGTTTGTGCTGAAGTACTGATATGTTCATAACTATAAGTACTGATATGTTCATAACTAAGTACTGATATGTTCATAACTAAGTACTGATATGTTCATAACTAAGTACTGATATGTTCATAACTATAAGTACTGATATGTTCATAACTATAAGTACTGATATGTTCATAACTATAAGTACTGATATGTTCATAACTAAGTACTGATATGTTCATAACTATAAGTACTGATATGTTCATAACTATAAGTACTGATATGTTCATAACTAAGTACTGATATGTTCATAACTATAAGTACTGATATGTTTATAACTATAAGTACTGATATGTTCATAACTATAAGTACTGATATGTTCATAACTATAAGTACTGATATGTTCATAACTAAGTACTGATATGTTCATAACTATAAGTACTGATATGTTTATAACTATAAGTACTGATATGTTTATAACTATAAGTACTGATATGTTCATAACTATAAGTACTGATATGTTCATAACTATAAGTACTGATATGTTCATAACTAAGTACTGATATGTTCATAACTATAAGTACTGATATGTTTATAACTATAAGTACTGATATGTTTATAACTATAAGTACTGATATGTTCATAACTATAAGTACTGATATGTTCATAACTATAAGTACTGATATGTTCATAACTAAGTACTGATATGTTCATAACTATAAGTACTGATATGTTTATAACTATAAGTACTGATATGTTTATAACTATAAGTACTGATATGTTTATAACTATAAGTACTGATATGTTCATAACTAAGTACTGATATGTTCATAACTATAAGTACTGATATGTTTATAACTATAAGTACTGATATGTTCATAACTATAAGTACTGATATGTTCATAACTATAAGTACTGATATGTTCATAACTATAAGTACTGATATGTTCATAACTATAAGTACTGATATGTTCATAACTATAAGTACTGATATGTTCAACATGTGCTGAAGAAAGTTAAAGTAAAAGTTAAAGTAGCCTAGTGTTAGCAACTATCAGCTAACACTCTGTTATGAAACATGtcattttaacttgtttttcctGACACATGCTACAACAATAGAAGAACGACCAGCAGTAATTAGAATATATTCACCATGACATTATAGCTACATGTAAATAACAACAAGATTAGATCTGTGTTTTTAGCATTTCTGCAGAATAGCCATTAGCTTTCGCTGCTTCAGTCAAATATATAACTTACCTctgcattttaaacactggCGAATCATCACTGGACCAATACAATTAGACATTTTTcatacaaatgtgtgtgtgcccctTTGCAGGGCAGTCACTTGTGATATAACCACCTGTGTGCGCTGACGTGCGAAAATTGTCATTGAAGATTTTAGAAGGTGGACTTGGCGCAGACATATGACGTAATAGTCTTACGATTTTCACAACACTGCCCCGCCCCCTTTATATAATCCCTGGCTGCTCTTTTCCCCTCATTGTAGAGGTTATGCATCTTGAAGATGCGGACCATTGCACAGCATAAACACATACATGCTGTGACGTCATGTaggcctactttttttttttttaagtgggtTTATGTTGTCACATTTCTGTCACAGGAGACACAAAGCTGCTTGGAAAATATACAAATAGAATAAAATCGCCTTTAATATGGAGCTTTCTACCTTTATAAAGTTTTGAGATTCAAGAATTTATTGGTTCAGTATGAATGGAGCTGTGCTTCTATTTAGTccattaatatatatatataaataatatgcaGTTAATCTGTTTTCACAAATTTTAGCTTGAGCAGGACCAGCATTTGCAATAAATAGCAATCTGTTTCTCTAATCGTCACTTTAAAGACTTGAAGATATTCTCTTCAAAGGCTCATGCATATAGGGCCTAGTTGTTGATGTCGAATTTAGACTACAATTGTTTAGGGTTAAAGTAAactttcaacaacaacaaaaacattcctTACTTCTAAGTTTTTTAGAGTTGGTAAAATACGGAACACTTAtcattcttttttcttaaaacacatgaaatatTGTCTTAAAATATGCATTGCATTAGTCAGAAGAATCTATTCTGATGTCTAATCATAGTCTCCAACTTCTTATGGGTCACAAGATTAGGATTCTGGACAGGTCACAAGTCTCTCACATTTCTAtaatacaacacaaacaaacctacACTTAGCAGGCAATTTAGATTGCACATAGTCCACCTGACCTAAATATTTTTGGCTTGTGGGAGGAaaccaaactttaaaaaaaaaaaaaaaaaaaaaaagtaaatacacaAAATTACCTTTTGGCCAGACATTCTGCTTTTCTGTGTCAAACAAATCAGAAGTGCACATTTTGTATAAAGCTGTTATGTAAGACCAAACCTGACAATAAGGCAATAAAGCAAAGAGGTGAGGGAGTCTGAGGAGCAAACAAAGTACATGTGGATGGTCTACAGATGGCAGTGCTGCATCTGTAAAACCCTTCCAAAACTCCAGTTCCTCCCAATTTTCACAATAAACATAATTTCAATCAAAACTGTGTCACTACAGACCCTCTCACAGAAAGTCACCTAGCATACAGTGTTTGCATTGAGCCTCTTAATTTTCaccactctcttttttttttttttgcctgtatAACTCCTGTTTTTAAAGGGCAGAAAAAGCACAAGTGTTTCAGTAAAGCATATAAAATAGTGGTGGTGTCGTGGGACGCAGGAATCTGTGGAATGATGGGGTTGACGGCTGTAGAGCTGTGATGGTCATAAGTTAACAAGGCCAGGACGGTGAATGGTGGGGTGTGtcggtttctctgtgtgtgtgtgtttttgtggtgaGACACCGGTTATGTGTTTCcctatctgtctgtctcactgtgGGTGGCTGTGCTTAGGCGGCTGCATATCAGTTCATTCGGGTTGCTTTTGTGTTCTCCGCAAGTGTGTCGATCTCAGGTGAAAGCAAGGCTTGATTCACAACTGGGGCCCAAGAGCCTCAAAAGCCTGAGGGTCATTGTGTGCCATTAGGTTTTATGTTCAAGAACATGATAACATTTTTAGAGAATTTGCTCTACTTATGCCTAATATCGCCTGGGATCCTCATTCAAAACATATCTGGTAAAGGTGTCCTGTGTCACAGTTTAGTTTCAAAGGCAGCACTCCACTAATTTAATGCACAAAGTGACTCTCCCTGGGAATTACCAACTTAAAAACAGATGTCTTCTTTGGCATTGTAGTAAGCTCTCTTAGggttaaagaaaacaatcatgaTGATGACATATGGGAAAGAAGGGTCCAGGGTTGCTTAAATGATTTGGTCTCAGCTTCTTGTTTAGAaactttttaaaccttttatatctttttttttttttttttactattttggACAGGTTGAACACAACATTGACATTTTCTCCCATTAATTTAACTTGTTTACAAGTGTTGTGTTCTGAACAGAAGTTACAGTGAACAAATAACCATAATCTGGAGTTATGTTACCAGTCACCTGATGAGTAAGTAAATAATGACACTTTGTTTCTTAGCAATGTTTGTTACCAACAACTTGTGAAAATATACTTTGTTCTTTAGCTGCAAATGGTCCTTTTTCATCAGATCTTGCTCTGTgttaaccatagactgtataaaacgtTGATGTAGTCTCATTGATGCCTTTGACCTTTGGAGCACGACGATGGTgcttgccatattggaaatattGTCTCAAACtgtcaacctagcaacagccaAAGACCCCATAGTTTGCCAATCAATGTTAACCAGCTTTTTGACTAAATTTGTTTATCTACTGTTTGTTGTGAGTGTTATGGGCTTGGGCAGCTCTTTAGCTGCCTGCTGCggcagaaaacaacacattgaCTCGGAAACAATGAATCAAAACACAGTTGCAGGCCAGTCAGTTTAACAATGACTTGAAACTTGCTTTAAACACAGAGGGTGGCTGAAGTTCTAGGTGATAATTGTGAGTGGGCTCAAGACTACAATTGACATCTTTCAGACATTCTTATATTACGTGttacatatttttctttttcaccacTTGATATTGGCTTCTTTACAGGGTTACTTGCAACCCTATGAACTCTGTTGATGGACAGCCTTGACTGATTGGCCCTTGATTATTTGCTGTGCTCACATGGAGCACATTTCTAATTATGTTCGGCCCATTTTTCACAAATTATTAGCCAGAAAACCCGGGCACAGCTAGATTTATTCCAACATAGAAATGGTGTAATGGGTCTCTTGATTTAGTTGCCATTTATAGACTGCTGTTTAAGGTGTAATTCATTAAGaccaaaatgtaaacacacagtgcACAAAGGTGGGGGTTGTAGGTGATATGGTAATGCAATGAGGTATGTGTGTGAGGACGTACCTGAACATAATTTGATTCACTGTATATGAGGCTGGTGCTTGGTGTCTGTGGATACAAAGAAGTGTGTGGCAGACGTGGTTTTGGAAGGAAAACTGAGCCGTTTGACAGAAAGCCTTTGCAGAACAGACTGACAGGTGCATCTACCCCCAAACAGCAAATACTCGCTCTAAGATTAACAGATATATGCAGTAACCAACAGTTGGGTTGACATTTTGGTGGAGCAATTGAAAAAGGGAAAGACCAAAAGAAAGTGCAAGTGCTCTGACTCTTTAAGGGTTTTTTTTGACTGATGAGTGGATAAAGAGAAAACCACAGAGCTGGAGAAAAAGTGAGACTGGCATGTATGTGTCTATGAACCTGTATGTACTATGTGTctatgactgtgtttgtgtaatgTTTGCATGCATCCAtggacctgtgtgtgtctgcacaccCTTGCTCCGAGGCTCTGGTCAGACAGTGCATAGCTGTGGTGGGATCCAGGCTAAGCGCCTCTAGACTACAGTGAGTCAACAATGTCTGCTCTCACTGAGCGGAGACATGATAGGTCTTGTCTCATTTGGTCCCCGACTGTGTGGTGGGACACCCAagattgtgtttgtgagtgtgtttggtgCGTGCTTTTAAGTCAAGTTTGTTTTTTCGAGAAGCAGAATATATGACAGCAACATACGTCAGTGACTTTgtttacacacaaaacattgTCCTTAAAAATCCCTTCTCAattgtcaataaaaaaagaagatatatgGTTAAAAGCTTGACTAGCAGCACCATGCTCATCACCAAACCAGTCCTGGctgatattttgttttttggactAACATCTATTTCATCTTAAACTGGAAACTTTGAACCTTTTTGTGGAATTGGCCCTCTTGTGTATGTTCTTCTCACACAGTTATTTTATCAATTCAAGTAGTTTACATGTAAATACTCATATTTCTACTTTTATCTTTgagatttttgttgttgctgtacgGGACCAgaattgtgtttatgtttataatATTTTTCTCTAAGTTTGAGCTTTTAGTTAACACAAACATCCAACCATGTTTTATGAAAATAAGTCAAATTTCTTTAAAACGAGTAAAGTTACATTACTTTAGTTTTAGTTATATTGCAGGTGACTAGCAATCATTGGAAAACGACATAGTAAGGGCGctgtcacactggcaatccgtaTCGTatctaagcacgcttcacccctaaagtccagttcgtttgaccagtgtgccCGCTCCGTGCCGTGCTCAAGcacagtacacttccttggccctggcacgctttggagaggtgtgctttggctcggtacagttcatgcaggAGCACTCGGGTACAGTCTTTATTATGAAGAAATccggagtgttctgtctgtatctgactaaaatgactcaaagtaAAGACACAAAGCAGCAGTCATGTTCTGCGATGTGCGGACGCGGACTCGGCCGCGTGTCTCTTTTATCGTGCTTGAGCACAGTACGGGACAACATTGCCAGTGTGACTGCGCCCTAAGTGTTGAAGCAGTTGTAATGCTTTATAGTTTCTTAGTTGAAGCTGACACCCAtgcaataaatacatattttcacTGAAGTCCTTATGATGGTAAATTAATTTTAAGAGTTAAAtaacttaaacttaacttaTATCCCTAAATTTAATGCTGGGTGATagtaaggtaaaaaaaaaaaacattatagaCACTTGAGTAGGATTCACCCATCTGGAGAAACAAGCACACTGAGCTCCACTTTTCTATGTTTGCATTTGTCTTACAAAGTATTACAtgtcattttgaatttgaaacatTGTCTCTGTTAAAGTACACATTTTGTTCATTCAATACCCAACTTGAGAATCAAAGCATTCAGTTGCATAAAATGTGACCACCATGAAATCCCTTAAAGGTGGAAGTTCAAGATCAGCAGCAAAAGTGTCCTTAGATGCCCTTAGATAGGGTGTGTGTTCTCACAT from Labrus bergylta chromosome 1, fLabBer1.1, whole genome shotgun sequence includes these protein-coding regions:
- the coq7 gene encoding 5-demethoxyubiquinone hydroxylase, mitochondrial; amino-acid sequence: MSNCIGPVMIRQCLKCRGPLQLSSRAYSVLPPPRDSEEKEMLDRMLRVDHAGEYGANRIYAGQMAVLGRSRTGPLIQEMWDQEKKHLEKFNEILAENRVRPTALLPLWNIAGFVLGASSALLGKEGAMACTVAVEESISEHYNSQIRALMEKDPERYTELLQVIKEFRDDEMEHHDTGLEHDAESIPGYWLLKNAIQLGCKAAIYVSQRV